One genomic segment of Polyangia bacterium includes these proteins:
- a CDS encoding site-2 protease family protein: MNPVTVIGVALVAVVSITSHEAAHGFVADRLGDSTARDRGRLTLNPIRHIDLFFTILLPLVLLLSHSGFIFGGAKPVPVDVRRLRRPRRDWALVGAAGPAMNVAIAIVLTAILWLATLTGLADPSSRLTEILAIGIYINALLAVFNLVPIPPLDGSRVLQFFLSGETLVLYRRIEQYGLLIIMGLIFLVPGLQILLSAAIFGLVRLITAPFGMASEVETLLRGLLFH, from the coding sequence ATGAATCCAGTGACGGTGATCGGAGTGGCGCTTGTGGCGGTTGTCTCCATCACCAGTCATGAAGCAGCCCACGGCTTCGTCGCTGACCGACTGGGTGATTCCACGGCGCGCGATCGGGGCCGGCTCACTTTGAATCCGATCCGGCACATCGATCTGTTTTTCACGATCCTGCTGCCGCTCGTTCTCCTCTTGTCTCACTCGGGCTTCATCTTCGGTGGGGCGAAGCCGGTCCCGGTGGATGTCAGGCGGCTGAGACGCCCGCGGCGAGACTGGGCGCTGGTCGGAGCGGCGGGGCCCGCCATGAACGTGGCCATCGCCATCGTGCTGACCGCCATTTTGTGGTTGGCGACGCTGACGGGTCTTGCCGACCCTTCATCCAGATTGACGGAGATCCTGGCGATCGGGATCTATATAAATGCATTGCTCGCCGTCTTCAATCTGGTACCGATCCCGCCGCTGGACGGATCGCGGGTCCTGCAGTTCTTCCTCAGCGGTGAAACGCTGGTGCTGTATCGCCGGATTGAACAGTACGGCCTCCTCATCATCATGGGGCTGATCTTCCTCGTTCCCGGACTGCAGATTCTTCTCAGCGCGGCGATCTTTGGTCTGGTCAGGCTCATCACGGCGCCCTTTGGTATGGCGTCCGAAGTGGAAACTCTGCTACGAGGGCTGCTTTTTCACTGA
- a CDS encoding general stress protein, which produces MEQKMEANCVAIFDNHQNAERAILALQRAGYDMKKLSIVGRDYHTEEHAVGFYNAGDRVKYVGKLGAFWGMVFGIFFAPAFFFIPGIGPILTGGLIGSILLGTLEGAAVGAAVGGGAGVVAASLTSLGIPKDKTIRYEAELKANKYLLIASGSVDDANRARSILAEQGGQAVVHAERP; this is translated from the coding sequence ATGGAACAGAAGATGGAAGCCAACTGCGTTGCAATATTCGATAACCATCAAAACGCCGAGCGGGCGATCCTCGCGCTCCAGCGGGCCGGCTATGACATGAAGAAGCTCTCGATCGTGGGACGCGACTACCACACGGAGGAGCACGCCGTCGGGTTCTACAACGCCGGCGACCGGGTGAAATATGTGGGTAAGCTCGGCGCCTTCTGGGGGATGGTGTTTGGAATCTTTTTCGCGCCCGCCTTCTTCTTCATCCCGGGGATTGGCCCGATTTTGACCGGTGGTCTCATCGGATCGATCTTGCTCGGGACCCTGGAGGGCGCCGCCGTGGGCGCGGCGGTCGGCGGCGGCGCCGGCGTCGTGGCCGCTTCGTTGACCAGCCTCGGAATCCCGAAGGACAAGACCATTCGATACGAGGCCGAGCTCAAGGCGAACAAGTATCTCCTCATCGCCAGCGGTAGCGTCGACGATGCCAATCGGGCGCGGTCGATCCTGGCCGAGCAGGGCGGCCAAGCGGTGGTTCACGCCGAGCGACCATGA
- a CDS encoding FAD-binding domain: MSAGNGAGKSILISGAGIAGPALAYWLLRYGLQPTLIERAPRRRTGGYVIDFWGAGYDLTERMGLLPAVLQAGYQVKEVRLVGATGRRIGGFDVQLFREATQGRFTSLPRGDLAAILHRAIEGRAPTTFDDSVTRIEDGETNALVHFARGPSRRFDIVIGADGLHSVVRALSFGAESRFERSLGYTVAAFEVGGYRPRDEDVYLGYSVPGRQISRFSMRGDRTMFLFVAADQAGLSVGGDQDLTAQKAYLRSRFDSPDWECRQILAALEHSDDLYFDRVSQIRMEHWWKDHVALVGDAAFAPSLLAGQGSALAIIGGYVLAGEIARAVRRSQPIDTAFAAYERALRPFMLHKQDAAAGFAVAFAPRTRLGIFLRNQVTKLMALPYVAKLAFGSSLLDKIDLPDDSDLEP, encoded by the coding sequence GTGTCAGCCGGTAATGGGGCGGGCAAGTCCATCTTGATCTCCGGCGCCGGCATCGCCGGTCCGGCATTGGCGTATTGGCTTTTGCGCTATGGATTGCAACCGACGCTGATCGAACGGGCTCCCCGGCGGCGCACCGGCGGATATGTCATCGATTTTTGGGGCGCGGGCTACGATTTGACCGAGCGCATGGGGTTGTTGCCGGCCGTCCTGCAGGCGGGCTATCAGGTCAAGGAGGTCCGTCTGGTGGGCGCCACCGGGCGCCGGATCGGCGGATTCGACGTCCAGCTGTTCCGCGAGGCCACCCAAGGCCGCTTCACCAGCCTGCCGCGCGGCGACCTGGCGGCGATCCTGCACCGCGCGATCGAGGGCCGCGCCCCGACCACCTTCGACGACTCGGTCACGAGGATCGAAGACGGTGAGACGAATGCCCTGGTACACTTCGCGCGCGGACCGTCGCGGCGCTTCGATATCGTGATCGGGGCCGACGGGCTGCACTCGGTGGTGCGGGCCCTGAGTTTCGGCGCGGAATCTCGTTTCGAGCGATCTCTCGGATACACCGTGGCGGCGTTCGAGGTGGGTGGCTATCGGCCGCGGGATGAAGATGTCTATCTCGGCTACAGCGTCCCGGGGCGACAGATCTCCCGGTTTTCCATGCGCGGCGATCGCACCATGTTTCTGTTCGTGGCGGCGGACCAAGCCGGGCTCAGCGTGGGAGGCGATCAAGATCTGACGGCGCAGAAGGCTTACTTGCGATCGCGGTTCGATAGTCCGGATTGGGAGTGCCGACAGATATTGGCCGCCCTTGAGCACAGCGACGATCTTTACTTCGATCGCGTGAGCCAGATCCGAATGGAGCACTGGTGGAAAGACCATGTCGCGTTGGTGGGCGATGCCGCGTTCGCGCCTTCTCTGCTGGCGGGACAGGGCTCGGCGCTGGCGATCATCGGCGGGTATGTCCTGGCGGGCGAGATCGCCCGGGCCGTCCGCCGTTCCCAGCCAATTGACACGGCCTTTGCCGCCTACGAGCGGGCGTTGCGCCCATTCATGCTGCACAAACAGGACGCTGCAGCGGGGTTCGCGGTCGCATTCGCTCCCAGGACTCGCCTGGGGATCTTTCTGCGCAACCAGGTGACGAAATTAATGGCGCTTCCTTACGTCGCAAAGCTGGCTTTCGGATCAAGCCTCCTCGACAAGATCGACCTGCCCGACGATTCCGACCTCGAGCCATGA